A segment of the Methylomonas paludis genome:
AGCATTGCGTCAGGCCGACCTGTATAGCGCCGCTACGCCGGAACAAGCCCTGTTCAGCCTGGTGGACAGCCATACCCGCTTAATAACCGTCAGTTCCATCCAGTTTGCCTCCGGGTTGCGTTTGGATCTGCAACAAATCGGCGCATTCTGTAAACAGCGCGGGATTCTGTTTTGCATCGATGCCATCCAAAGTCTGGGGGCTGTACAATTTGACGCCCAGGCTTACCAGGCCGATTTTGTCATGGCCGACGGCCACAAATGGTTGTTCGGCCCGGAAGGGCTGGGGGTTTTTTACACCACCCCCCAGGCCAGAGACAAACTCAAGCTCACCCAGTACGGCTGGCACATGATGAAAGATACCCACAACTACGAAAACAAAGCGTGGGAAATTCATCCCGGCTCGCGTCGCTTCGAATGCGGTAGCCCTAACACCTTGGGTATCTATGCCTTATCGGCCAGCCTGTCGCTGCTGCTGGAAACCGGCATGGACAAAGTCGAATCCTTAATTATAGAAAAAGCCGAATACCTGCGCGACACAATCACCGCCCATCCCCATACCCGCTTAATCTCGCCGCGCCAGCACCAGTTAAAATCCGGTATCGTTACTTTTCAGAATCGCAATATCCCCAATCAGGCATTGTTTAGTCATTTGCAAAAACAGGGAGTGATCTGCGCATTGCGCGGTGGTGGTATCCGTTATTCCCCACACTTCTACAATAGCGCAGCAGAAATCCAACAGGCTTTGGAACTGGCGGCAGTACCATCCTTGTAAACCCTTAGCCGGATGTTATCGAATTAAGCAGAATTAGCGATTGGGTACGATAACAATATTGGTGCCATCTGCATTGCCTTTCGCACCTGTATTACCTCTAGAACCGGTATCTCCTTTTGCACCAGTACTTCCTGCGGCACCTGTGTCTCCGGTTGCGCCAGTATCGCCCGTTGCCCCGGCACCGCCGCTAGCGCCCGTATCTCCGGTTGCACCTGTCGCCCCTGTACGTCCGCTAGCGCCTGTATAACCAGTGTTGCCTGTATTGCCGGTGTTTCCGGTTGCGCCTTGTGGTCCAGGAGGTCCTGGCGGTGTTGTTATGCAAGCGGTCATTGCCAAACCAGTAGCGGCCACGATAAATAGTTTCGAATATTTCATTGTAATTACCTTGATCATATTTAAGTGCAAAGCTAGTAATTACGCTGATTAAGATACCCTGTCTGTTCGTTTTCGAACATTTATTCACAGCTCATCATCTACAGGCATCAACGACAACAAATTCACCTCAAATCGCTGCCAGGCGCTGCGGGCTGGTTCCCATTCATATTCAATGGCTTGGCCTGCTTCTGCTGTTCGCCACACCAGCCTGTTGGCCTGAAAAGCCAATTGATAGCAATTCCCCGGCTGCACCATCGCCGCAAAGCGGGCAGCCACTTGCTCGGCAAGTGCCGGACTATCAATAATCAAACCAATCTCGGTATTCACATGCATAGAACGTTGATCAAAATTCATTGAACCAATAAATAACTTCTGCCGGTCAAAAACAAACAATTTCGCGTGCAGTGAGTAATTGCCGTAGCGCGAAATCGCCGGCGTTTGACCACTCCCTCGGGAATTTGCCAAAAATGCTTTAATCTCATAGAGTTCCACACCTTGTTCAAGCATTTCCTGACGGTAATGCATATAAGCTGATTGTGCCAGCAGCATTTCTGAAGAGTTCAGCGAATTGGTCAAAAGTCGTATTCGCACGGCGTGTTGGCGTAAATCAGCAAATAACGGCATACCTTCAGATCCCGGTATCAAATACGGCGTAATTATCAGCAATTCCGACTTCACTGTCTGGGCAGTACTGGCGACTGCCTGATTCATCAGCCGGCCTACGCTAACACCTTTTTCCACCTGGTTTTTGTCGGGACTGTCGGACAACAGCTGGCCGTGTGCCCAGATCAAGGTTAAACGTCCGTTAATAATATCGCGCAAAGTCTGGCTGCTTGCCACAGAGGTAAGTGCGGCGATATTCGCCAATTGCAAATCTAAACTACGTTCGGCAGCGTTAATCATTTGCATACGCAACAAAAAACCGTCAACCCCGGCCAGAATCATCCGAAAACCGGACTTGCCCTGATGAGCTCGTGCCGTATCCGCGAACTGTTGGCCCAAACGAGTCAGCTCAGGATGAGGCAGTGCCGAAGCTACCGGTTTTACAAAATCAGCACCCGGCGGCAGCCCAGCACAGCCGTACAGCAAGGTAAAAATCCCTACTCCGACCCAGCCTGGAACGCGCATTCCCGCAACTGCAAACGCGTTTAACTTTGTTTGCTTGCTACCAGTAAAAGCCCTGCACCCGCCACAATCACCCCGACACTGGCCCAAACCGGAATATTCACGGTTTGGGTATCTTTAACCGATAATTCTAAATCACCCAGTTTAGCCTCCTGAGTTTCCCGGGTATAGTTAAAAGAGCCATACACCGTGCCGGCGATACCGATAATTATCAACGCTATTGCCACTAGCTTAATTGTGTTCATATTCAACCTCATATCTAGCCATCCGCCAAAAGTTAGTCACATTTTTAACTAATGACTAAGCATTACCTTGTTGACACCTGACATATTTGCTTGTGCAACTAAAGAACTCTGCGGCCTTGAATAATGCGTAAAATCACCATAATCACGGCAATAACCAGCAATAAATGAATAAACCCGCCCAAAGTGTAGGAAGACACCAGGCCAAGTACCCAGAGTATGACTAACAGTGCTGCAATTGTTTCTAACATTGTGCTTCTCCCGTCGGCTTAACAATCAAGTTGTTAGCTAGTTTGCAAAATGAGTGGCTACGGCGACTCATTGTGCATCCTTAATGGTCTGTTTAATATCACCCACGACAGACTTAACTTTGCCGACCTGTTTTTGTACATGCCCTTCCTGTTCCAGATCACTATCTTCCAGAATAATACCGGCAACTTCCTTCACCTTGCCTTTCGTGGTTTCGATATGGCCTTTAATTTGATCTTTATTCATAACACGCTCCAGATAAATGGCTAAGAAATAATCAGAGCGTAAACTTAGGAATATTTTCGCCCTGACATAACGATACCCAGAAATTAATGGCTTGTCGGTATGTCAGCGCACATTAGATTGTTATCAATTGACTGTCTCACAGTCCATAAAGCAGTACCCGGCAGCCGGGCCATTCCGGCCTCAGCGCCGTAACAACAAGGTTCCCACCCCGCTATCGGTAAACAACTCCAGCAATACCGCATGATTAACCCGGCCATCAATAATATGCACACTGGTCACGCCGCCTTTTAAGGCATCGGTTCCGCAACGGGTTTTCGGTATCATGCCGCCGGAGATAGTACCGTCGGCAATCAGCTTATCAATATCGGTTAAGGTCAAGCCGGTCAACAAATTACCCTGTTTATCCAAAATACCGGGGATATTGGTCAGCAAAATCAATTTCTCGGCTTTTAATACCTCAGCTACCTTACCGGCCACCAGATCAGCATTAATATTATAGGAATAACCGTCCTTACCCACGCCAATTGGCGCAATCACCGGGATAAAATCGCTGTTGCCCAGCATTTCCACCACGGCAGGGTCTATGCTGCTGACTTCGCCGACATGACCCAGATCAATGATTTCCGGCGCCTCATCCAGTGAAGAACCGGCTTTGGTCATATTGATCTTGCGGGCGTGAATAAAATTGCCGTCCTTGCCGGTCAGGCCCACAGCCTTACCGCCGTTGACATTTATCAGATTAACAATCTCCTTGTTAACCAAACCACCCAGCACCATTTCCACCACATCCATAGTTTCGCTGTCGGTGACGCGCATGCCGTCGATAAACTCAGAAGTTTTACCCAAGCGGCTCAGCAAATTGCCAATTTGCGGCCCCCCGCCATGCACCACAATCGGATTAATGCCTACCAGTTTCATTAACACAATATCGCGAGCAAAACTGTTTTTTAAGGCATCATCTATCATGGCATTACCGCCAAATTTGATGACAACGGTTTTGCCTTTAAATTTTTGAATATAAGGCAAGGCTTCCGTCAAAACACGGGCAATTTCATGGGCTTTTTGTTCTTTTATCATCATGCACAACTATTAAAAATTGAAATATAAACGGCTAACCGGCACATCAATGCTGGCCAGAATGTCCCCAGCCACCCAGACCGCGGCTGGATTCGGCATTAAATTCGCTGACAATTTCCAGACTGGGTTGCAATACCGGTACAAACAACATCTGACAAATACGTTCACCCGGCTGAATGGTATAGCTGGCTGCGCCATGATTCCACACAGCAATGCCGATTTCATTCTGATAATCGGAATCAACAATGCCGACAAAGTTTTTTAAGCCGATACCATGTTTCAGGGATAAGCCGCTCCGCGGTGCCAACACCGCCATAATGCCCGGATCGGCAATATAAATTGCCAGCCCGGTCGGTATCATGACCGTTTCACCCACCGCCACGGTTACCGGAGCATCCAGACAAGCCCGCAAATCCATGCCTGCCGAGCCATCAGTGGCAAACGCCGGTAGCGGAAAATCAGTGCCCAGTTTCGGATTTAAAATTTTGGTTTGAATTTTCAGTTTCATAATCACCTCCAGGTCTATTTTAAGCCATCAGTAGCAGATTCAGAGGATTTCTTGGCTAAGTCCCAACTGTTCGGCGTTGAGCGGCGCTTTCGATTTGTGACAAACACCCCAAACCAGAAGCGATTGTGTGTGGACTTACAAACACAAACATGTGTCAATTCCGACAAATACCGGCGTTAAAAATAAAAATCATATATTTATCAGTAATATAAATAATCAAAATAACTGGCACGGCCTGTGCTATCTCTGTTAACAACCACCCAATTCAGGAGAGTTTCATGGAATTGCCAGTCCTAAACGAAAAACCTGCCGCATCAGGCGGCTGCTCAGCCAGCTCATGCGGATCCACAGATGATCAATTGGATCATTTAACAGACGAAATTCGCGAAAAAGTTCAAAATCACCCCTGTTATTCGGAAGATGCGCATCATTACTTTGCGCGCATGCATGTTGCCGTCGCACCGGCCTGTAATATTCAATGCCATTATTGTAATCGTAAATATGATTGCGCCAACGAATCACGTCCCGGTGTGGTTTCCGAATTACTTACCCCCGATCAGGCCGTTAAGAAAACCAAAGCCGTTGCCGCCAATATTCCGCAAATGACAGTATTAGGTATTGCCGGTCCCGGCGATCCACTGGCTAATCCCGAGCGTACCTTCGAAACATTCCGCAGACTCAGCGAAGAAGCCCCTGATATCAAACTGTGTGTTTCCACCAATGGACTGGCCCTGCCCGATGCCGTAGAAGAATTGTCCAAACACAATATCGATCACGTCACCATCACCATAAACTGTGTGGATCCAGAGATAGGTGCCAAGATCTATCCGTGGATATTCTGGGAAAATCGCCGTATCAAAGGCAAAAAAGCTGCCAAAATTCTGATTGAGCAACAACAAAAAGGCCTGGAAATGCTGGTTGCCAAAGGCATCCTGGTTAAAGTCAACTCGGTGATGATCCCCGGCGTCAACGATAAACATCTGGCCGAAGTCAGCCGCATCGTCAAATCAAAAGGCGCGTTTCTGCATAACGTCATGCCGCTGATTGCCGAAGCGGAACACGGTACATTTTACGGCGTTATGGGACAGCGTGGTCCTAATGCCCAGGAACTGCAAGATTTACAGGACGAATGCTCCGGCGATATGAATATGATGCGCCATTGCCGTCAATGCCGTGCCGATGCCGTAGGTTTGCTCGGCGAAGATCGCGGTGACGAATTCACTCTCGACAAAATCGAAGACATGGAAATCGACTATCAGGCCGCCATGGAAAAACGCAAAGTTATCCACGAAGCCATCGCCGAAGAAATGAACAGCAAACGTGCCGCCAAAACTGAAGCAGCCCAAAAATTTGCGGCCGAAGAAAAACTGCAAACCCGACCAGTATTGATGGCCGTGGCGACCAGCGGCCAGGGCCTGATCAATATGCATTTTGGTCACGCCAAAGAGTTTTTGATCTACGAAGCCTCGCCAGAAGGTGTGCGTTTTATCAGCCATCGCAAAACCGACCAGTATTGCGGCGGTGACAGCACCTGTGGTGAAGCGGAAACCGCACTGCAACGTACCATCCGCAGTCTGGAAGGTTGTGAAGCAGTGTTGTGTTCCAAAGTAGGCTACGAGCCTTGGGATATGCTGGAACAAGCCGGCATCATGCCTAACGGTGAGCACGCCATGGAACCTATAGAAGAGGCTGTTATTGCCGTCTATAAGGAAATGGCCGCCGCCGGTAAACTGGAACCCGTAGACGAAGCACAACGCGCCAGCGCTTAAAGGAGGCTGAACATGGCTCTAAAAATCATAGAAAGTTGTGTGAATTGTTTTGCCTGTGAGCCGGTTTGTCCCAGCAAAGCCATTTATGAAGCCAAGCCGCATTTCAAGATTAACGCCCGAAAATGTACCGAATGCGAAGATGACTTTGCCGAACCGCAATGTGCCAGCATTTGTCCCATTGAAGGCGCGATCCTGGATGCCCTGGGCGTACCCTTGAATCCACCCGGCTCACTAACAGGTATACCACCGGAAAGAATGGCCGAAGCGATGGCTGAGCTGCAAGCACATTGACGCTTATGGCCACAGTAAACTTCTACGAAAAGCCGGGCTGCATCAACAACACCCGACAAAAGCAGTTGTTGATTAAGGCCGGGCATGTGCTGATCGTCCACGACTTGTTAAAACAGGCGTGGGCGCAGCGGCTGGATGAACTGCGGGCCTTTTTTGGCGACATGCCGGTAGCCGATTGGTTTAATCGTAGTGCGCCGGCTGTCAAAAATGGCGAAATCAATCCGCTGGATCTTAATGCAGAGCAGGCTTTGGCCCTGATGGCTGATTGCCCTATTCTGATCCGGCGGCCTTTGCTGGAGGCGGCAGGCCGGCGTTGTGCCGGCTTTGATACCCAAACCATTGAAGCCTGGCTGGGCTTATCTACAAACACGGTGGCGGCAGATCTGGAAACCTGTCCGAAAAACCAAACGCATCAACAGGCTTACCGGTCATGAAGCCGCTGCAACTGGAAGATGAACACGGCCGGCCCCAAGCGATAAGGATATCCGAACGGGTACACTGGATAGGCGCGCTGGATCCTAATTTACGTACTTTTGACATTATCCTGAAAACGGCTAATGGTACCAGCTACAACGCTTACATCCTGCGCGGCAGTGATGGTGTGGCCATCATTGATACAGTGAAAGAAGGTTTTGCCGCTGACTTTTTCGCCCGGCTGGAAAGTGTAGCCGACTATGCCGAAATCAAGGTTATCGTCCTCAACCATCTGGAACCCGACCATACCGGCGCCTTGCCGGAGTTGATCAAACGCGCCCCACAAGCCCAATTGTTTATTTCCCAAAAAGCCCAGTCCATGCTCAAAGGGCTGTTGAAAAAAGAAGAATTGAGTTTTCGTCCGGTACTCACCGGTGATTCGGTTTCCTTGGGTGACCGAACCCTGCAGTTTCTGCACACCCCGTATTTACACTGGCCGGATACCCAATGCACTTATTCACCCGAAGAAGCGGTACTGTTTTCCGGCGACGTATTCGGCTGCCATTTCTGTGATAACCGCCTGTTCAATGATCAGGTCGGTGATTTTCGATTTTCCTTCGAATATTACTACGCGCACATCATGCGTCCCTTCAAGGAATACGTATTACGCGCCCTGGAATTGATAGAACCCTTAGCGCTGCAACTGATCGCTCCCAGTCACGGACCGGTGTTACGTGATCGTCCTCAGCACTATATTCAGCGTTATCGGCAATTATCCACCCCGGCATTGCATAGCGAGCTCAGCCTTAATCAAAAAACCTTGCTGATTTTTTATATCAGCTCATACGGCAACACCAAACGCATGGCCGAGGCCATTTACCAAGGGGCCATTCAGATAGAGGATGTGCGGGTATCACTTTACGATCTGGAAGGAGGGGAAGTCAGTCCGTTTGTGGACTTGATTGAAGAAGCCGACGGCATGATCCTCGGCACCCCCACCATCAACGGCGATGCCGTTAAGCCGATCTGGGATTTATTATCTTCGCTCACCGTGGTAAACCTGAAAAACAAATTGGGCGGGGTATTCGGCTCATATGGCTGGACTGGTGAAGGAGTCAGGTTGGTGGAAGATCGTTTGCGCGGCTTGAAGCTACGTGTGCCCATTCCAGGACTAAGGGTGAAATTAATTCCCACCGACGATGAAATAGTGGAATGTCAGGCCTTCGGCTTGGAACTGGCCCAGGAGTTAATGGGGTTGCGGGCAGCAAGATCGGTAGACATGGCCGACCTGCCTTAAGCAAACAGCCTGGCTTAAACAGAATAACAATACGGTGATCAGTCAATAGCTTGTACACCAGACTAGGTTCGCCGTTATGCGGATTTGCCGGTTAAATTAATCGGCATTATTCCGGCAGGTCATATTCAGCTTGATGATGTCCAAACCATTGTCAGCAAATAATGCAAAAGATTGAACCGCAACACCTGTAAAAAATGGCAAACCGCTAACGTCGAACTGTGTATTTAGTCCGTACCCAAAAAGTGCAGACTAGCCGATTTAAGGACAAATCGGTGTCCTCATTGCCGTCAGGCAATGAAAATCTGGAATCATCACGATTCCAAACCGGCTGATCCTCAGATTAGAGGTGGCCGAGATTATATTTCAATACCATAAGGAGTTTTACAATGGCCAAAGCGACCATTACATTCGAAGATATCAACGTAACAGTGACAGTGCCTGCCGGCACCAGAGTGATAGAAGTATCCGAAAAAGTCGGATCCGGCATCACCTATGGCTGTCGGGAAGGTGATTGCGGAACCTGTATCATGAAAGTGACCGAAGGCTGGAACAACCTCAGCGAACCATCGGTACTGGAAGATAAAGTACTGCGCGAAAACATGGCCGGCAAGCATAACCGCTTAGCCTGTCAGGCCCAGCTACTTAGCGGCACCATTGCCGTTAAACCTGTTTAAGGGGGGATAAGACTATGGCATTAGTAACATTTACCAATCCGGAATACCGGGACAAAACTGTTTATGCAGTAGCCGGTAGCCATACCCAAACTTTGCTGAAACTGGCTCGGGAAAACAAAATTCCCATTCAGTTTGAATGTGAAGATGGCGATTGCGGAACCTGCCTGATCAAAGTGTCCAGCATAGATAAAAAAAATCAGCGCATGGGCGGCCCGTTAACCGAAAAAGAAAAAACTATACTCAAGCAAGCCGGCAAAGTCACTGCCGCAGAACTGGAAGCCATGATAGTTGATGACTTACCCTGCGAATGGCGACTGGCTTGTCAGATGATCGTCAGAGATGAAGACATTCGTGTAGAGTATTAAAAAAACCTGCCACAAATAGCCGGACAAAATCTATGAGCTGCCAACCGATGATCCAAAACCAAGAGCCTCAGCAAGTCTCATGTTTAAAAAAATCACGGCAGCAGCACTACGAAGAGTTAATGGCTTGCGCCGGCCAGTCCTCTAGCAAGGTCTGGCTGGCCCAAATGATTTCCAGTTGGCTGGTCGGAGCAGGAGTACTCCCGGATTATCTGGGTTTACAGCCAGAGCAGTTTCGGCAACTGCTGCAACAATGCTTTTCAGGCTACTGTTTACCCGTTACCGCCTTGTCTGGACAGGTTTCAGATTTTAGCCGCATGCTGGAAAAGCAGGATCTGGAACAACTACTAAGCCGTTACGCCAATCCAGAAGCCGAATATAACCAATGGCTGATCAGTATTATAGTGACCGCCAGTTTAGGTAGTGATCATCTCTGGCAAGATATGGGCTTATGGAGTCGACAGGACTTAACCGCCATGTTGGCCCGGCATTTTCCGGAACTGACTGTCAGAAACAGCAAGGATATGAAATGGAAAAAATTTCTCTATAAACAGCTTTGCGAAGCCGAAGGCCTATACGTGTGCCGCGCCCCCAGCTGCGAGGTTTGTCTGGATTATCACAACTGCTTTGGTGCGGAAGTATAAAATTCAACAAGGATGAGCTTGAATTCGGATCGTAATGGCTTACAAGCCATTCCAAGGCTTATACAACCCAGCCACTTCCAGGCCAAACATATCCAAAATCCGTCCCACCCCCTCATTTACCATGGCCGTTAAAGAATCGGATTTGTTATAAAACGCCGGCATCGGTGGATAAATAATACCGCCCATCTCAGTCACAGCGGCCATATTGCGAATATGGGCCAGATTCAACGGAGTTTCTCTGGGGATCAGCACGGTTTTCCGGCGTTCTTTCAAGGCCACATCCGCTGCTCGCGAAATCAGATTATCGCCAAAACCATGTGCCACTGCCGCCAGCGTTTTCATCGAACACGGTGCAATGACAATGCCTTCAGTCTTAAAAGAACCGCTGGCAATAGAAGCGGCAATATCATCAATGCCATGAGTGACATCCGCCAGCGCATACAATGTGCGCCTATCCATAGCCAGCTCGTACTTCAGATTCACCAGACCTGCCGCCGAAATCACCAGATGCGACTCCCAATCCGGCTGCGCGCGTAAAATCTCCAGCAAGCGCACCCCGTAAATCGCACCGGTTGCCCCGGTCATGGCAACCACCAAGCGTTTCTTATCTGCCATACAAAGCCCTATACCAGGTTAGCCATTTCATCGGTTGCCGCCACCAGGGCAGAGATCATTTCCTCGCCACGGGCAATGTGCCCGGCATTGGCCAGAATCTGCAAACGCGCCAGCGGCAAAGCCTGCTGCAACAACCAGCCGCTCTGCAATGGACAAGTCAAATCGTTTTGACCATGAATGATGATACAGGGAATTGCCGGCAAAGATTGGCAACCCGCCAGAATCTGATTTTCAGCCATAAAATAATCATGTTTGGCGTAATGTAGTTCCATACGCGCCTGCAACAAGTCTTGATCGCTAAGTTCGGTTGCATCAGGCTGAAAATCATTGCCCAGAGCCACTTTAGCCCCCCAGTTCAGCCATTGTTTGGCAACCTGTTTGGCCAGTTCAATATCGTTGCCAAACACACAATCACAAATCAGCTGGGCAAAATTGCCTGAATTATCCTGGGGCAGGCTGTCCAGCAAAGCTTGCCATTGCTGCGGATAAATATGATTAACCCCATGTCCGAGAAACCAGTCCATATCAGCACGCCGGGCCAGAAACACGCCGCGCAAAATCATGCCCAATACCCGTTCCGGGAATTGTTGGGCATATAATAAGGCCAAAGTCCCGCCCCAGGAGCCGCCAAACAGCAGCCATTGGCGAATGCCCAAACCCGCCCTGATCAATTCCAGATCAGCCAGCAAGTCCTGAGTGGAATTCTCGCGCAATTCGCCAAAGGGCTGGGATTTGCCGCAACCCCGCTGATCCAGCAGAATAATATGATAGCGTTCCGGATCAAAAAACCGGCGATGATCAGGCTTGGTGCCGGAACACGGGCCGCCATGCAGAAAAACCACCGGAATTCCCGCTGGATTGCCGGACTGCTCCACATAAACCCGGTGAATGTCACCCGCTTCCAGAAAAAATTCATGGAAAGGGCTAATCTCAGGATAAAAATATTTCATATACTGCAGGCGCTCAAGCCCGCACCAGTAAATTAATCAGCAACTGTTCGTAAATCCGGCTCAACGTTTCCAGCTCATCCAGACCAATATGCTCATTCACCTTATGAATACTGGCATTCAAAGGCCCAAGCTCAATCACTTGGGCGCCGGTTGGGGCAATAAACCGGCCATCAGAAGTACCGCCACCGGTATCATCCAGTGTTTCATAGCCACACACCGATTGAATCGCGGCGTGAGCTGCCGAAGTTAACTCTCCCGGCGCAGTCAAAAACGGCTGTCCAGACAGACGCCATTCCAGATTATATTTAAATCCGTATTTGTCCAGAATCGCCTGGGTGCGGCTCTTAATCAAAGCCTCATTCAGTTCAGTGCTGAAGCGCAGATTAAACTGAGCCTCCAATTGGCCGGGAATAATATTTTCCGCACCGGTACCGGCAGTGATATTGGAAACCTGCAAACTACTGGCTGGAAAAAACGCATTGCCCTGATCCCAAACCTCCTGACACAACTCAGTTAAAGCCGGGGCAAACCGGTGTATGGGATTTTCTGCCAACTCCGGATAAGCCACATGACCTTGAATGCCTTGCACCGTCAGTTTGGCGCACAAAGAACCGCGCCGGCCCACTCGTATCACATCACCGATTTTTTCAGTACTGGACGGTTCGCCGACCAGGCACCAATCTATTTTTTCCTGGCGCTGTTCCAGCACTTCCACCACTTTTACCACACCATGCGTGGCTATGCCTTCCTCATCACTGGTCAGCAGCACCGCAATCGAACCTTGATGGGCCGGATAACGCACCAAAAAGCGTTCCACAGCAGTCACAAACGCGGCAATACTGCCTTTCATATCCGCAGCCCCCCGTCCATACAAACGGTTATCGCGGATATGCGGCTCAAAAGGCGGCGATTGCCAGGCCGCTACAGGCCCAGTCGGCACCACATCGGTATGACCCAAAAACACAAACAGCGGCGCCTGCTGGCCACGGCGCAACCAAATATTTTGGGTATCGGCAAAATTCAGTTGCTCGGCCCGAAAATCCAGCTTGGTCAAACGCGCAGCCAGTAAATCCTGACAGCCGGCGTCTTCCGGGGTTACCGAAGCACGGCGGATCAGGTTTTCTAAAAGACTTAAGGTATCACTCATGATAAAACGGCATAAAGATCGGCAGAAAACCCGGCAATCAGCTGATTACCAGTATCCAGTATGGGGCGCTTGATTAGAGTAGGCATGTCCAGCATCAGCTCCAGCGCTTTTGCCTGGTTTAAATCGGATTTTTGCTCGGCACTGAGTTCCCGCCAGCTAGTGCTGCGCTGATTTAATACCGCATCCACCCCCAACCGGTCGATAAAATCCTGCAGCACAGCACGATCCAGGCCGTCCACCCGATAATCGTGGAAGCGATAAGGAATCTGCCGGCTTTCCAGCCAGAGCCGAGCTTTTTTAACGCTGTCGCAATTCTTGATGCCGTAAACAGTCCACATCAAGTTCAGGCATCTCCGGCCAACAACTCGTCCAGTTCAGGCAGAGATTTATCGGCTTTGGCGCGGGCTTTGTAAACATCCACAAACTCCATGAAAGCTTGTTCAAGATCGTCCAGAACCTCTTCCTCGTCAGTGATATCACCTTCCGGGATTTCGTCGGATTCCAGATAATCTTTTTGAATGGCAATTTCGCCGTTCAAGGAGAGTAGGGCAAGAATTAAGGCGTTATTGGAAATATTTTCAGGCATGCTGTATGTGCGGGTTAGGAAAGAGAAGGGGTGTTTTGTCGGTTGTAAACAGACACCATTAACGCAACGCAGTTCAACTATACGATAGAAATATCACACATTTGTGAAAAAACTGGTTTGCGCAAAAGATCATCTGCTCTGCCGAAATTCGAAAAACTCATGGTTGATAAAGGCTAATTCACTGAAATCGTTAAAATAAGCCAGTGTAACCGCCATCAGAATTCATTCTACCATTGTAACCCATTACCAGGCAGCGATGCCATTTTGATCTTGGTCGCAAGACTAGTGGTACACCAATGTTATATTGACGGATGAACTTTACCCATTGGCTGCCAGGACAACCCGGCAGCCAATCAAGCTAGCCGTCAAAGTAATGATGGTCAACCACTAGAGTGGCAGAGCAATAAAATGTTACTCCATCCCTTCAGTTATAAAAGGATGGAGTTCAAGCGCCCAACTTATTTAGCTTTGATCAATTCCACATCAAAAATCAAAGTTGAGTTAGGGCCAATATCCGGGCCGGCTTGGCGTG
Coding sequences within it:
- the dapE gene encoding succinyl-diaminopimelate desuccinylase; its protein translation is MSDTLSLLENLIRRASVTPEDAGCQDLLAARLTKLDFRAEQLNFADTQNIWLRRGQQAPLFVFLGHTDVVPTGPVAAWQSPPFEPHIRDNRLYGRGAADMKGSIAAFVTAVERFLVRYPAHQGSIAVLLTSDEEGIATHGVVKVVEVLEQRQEKIDWCLVGEPSSTEKIGDVIRVGRRGSLCAKLTVQGIQGHVAYPELAENPIHRFAPALTELCQEVWDQGNAFFPASSLQVSNITAGTGAENIIPGQLEAQFNLRFSTELNEALIKSRTQAILDKYGFKYNLEWRLSGQPFLTAPGELTSAAHAAIQSVCGYETLDDTGGGTSDGRFIAPTGAQVIELGPLNASIHKVNEHIGLDELETLSRIYEQLLINLLVRA
- a CDS encoding ArsC family reductase — protein: MWTVYGIKNCDSVKKARLWLESRQIPYRFHDYRVDGLDRAVLQDFIDRLGVDAVLNQRSTSWRELSAEQKSDLNQAKALELMLDMPTLIKRPILDTGNQLIAGFSADLYAVLS